Proteins encoded within one genomic window of Nitrospirota bacterium:
- a CDS encoding DUF2169 domain-containing protein produces MKIINHTKYQVEALPFIRPDGQAILTLIVKATFTITQNSTARLADEQIPVSFADELYGSEKGGGVKYEADTAPFKPRSDIVLIGKAYAPGGRHAQSFDAGLRVGALSKSIRIFGDRAWSYTKKFLSSSVSMSFAHPVTEMDIVYEKAFGGMDKTSGGRCEENPAGKGYLDRKPEKILKTIDGTPLPNIEDPKNVITNYYDHPKPAGFGFYGKTWLPRIKYLGSYNEKWQKDRCPSPPEDFRFDFYNAAHPDLQVNGYLKGDEDVVLLNFTPDGEIKFKLPGIRPVSKVIKRDWPETKTWEEQIAMNLDTLCLIPDEKRFFQVWRGICPIKDLSALEIKQVEFSI; encoded by the coding sequence ATGAAAATCATTAACCATACAAAATACCAGGTTGAAGCTTTACCTTTTATCCGTCCGGACGGTCAGGCAATCCTTACCCTTATCGTTAAGGCCACCTTCACGATAACACAAAACAGCACGGCCCGGCTGGCGGATGAGCAAATCCCTGTTTCCTTTGCGGACGAATTATACGGCAGTGAAAAAGGCGGCGGCGTTAAGTATGAGGCGGACACCGCGCCTTTCAAGCCCCGCTCTGATATTGTTTTGATAGGCAAGGCGTACGCGCCCGGAGGACGTCATGCGCAGTCATTCGATGCAGGACTTAGAGTCGGGGCCCTGAGCAAATCAATCCGTATCTTCGGCGACAGGGCGTGGAGTTACACAAAAAAATTCCTGTCCTCATCCGTATCGATGTCGTTTGCCCATCCCGTTACTGAAATGGACATTGTGTATGAAAAGGCCTTCGGCGGGATGGACAAGACATCCGGCGGCAGATGCGAGGAGAATCCTGCAGGGAAGGGGTACCTCGACAGGAAACCGGAAAAAATACTGAAGACGATTGACGGGACACCGCTGCCGAATATTGAAGACCCGAAGAACGTGATTACTAATTACTATGACCACCCTAAACCTGCCGGGTTCGGGTTTTACGGGAAGACGTGGCTGCCGCGCATAAAATACCTCGGCTCTTACAATGAAAAGTGGCAGAAAGACCGCTGCCCTTCTCCGCCGGAGGATTTCAGGTTTGATTTCTATAATGCCGCGCATCCAGATTTACAGGTTAATGGTTATTTAAAAGGCGATGAGGATGTCGTGCTTTTAAACTTTACCCCGGACGGGGAGATCAAATTTAAATTACCGGGGATCCGTCCCGTGTCAAAGGTAATTAAAAGAGACTGGCCGGAAACAAAAACGTGGGAAGAACAGATTGCGATGAACCTCGATACGCTTTGCCTGATCCCGGATGAAAAACGCTTCTTTCAGGTCTGGCGAGGGATATGTCCCATAAAAGATTTAAGCGCTTTGGAGATAAAACAGGTAGAGTTCAGTATCTGA
- a CDS encoding DUF4123 domain-containing protein — protein sequence MPYTQNLQKVVNHLFNPVEGQVAPDIYAILDAARDESIYKKIQEAGFKDGCLYHGTKAVELAEVAPYLLHLKPDDTFTEWLMNNGWGNSWGIFLESSASPDQLKRHFRKFLTVYDEDGNPLYFRFYDPRVFRVYLPTCNAKELETIFGPVIRYCFEGKDGSLIEFRCANEFQLMQNVVKV from the coding sequence ATGCCGTACACACAAAATCTACAAAAAGTCGTCAATCACCTGTTTAATCCTGTCGAAGGACAGGTCGCGCCGGATATTTACGCAATACTTGATGCTGCAAGGGACGAGTCGATCTACAAAAAAATTCAGGAAGCAGGCTTTAAAGACGGATGCCTTTATCATGGAACAAAGGCTGTTGAATTGGCCGAGGTGGCGCCTTATCTCTTGCATCTTAAGCCGGATGACACTTTTACTGAATGGCTTATGAACAACGGATGGGGAAACAGTTGGGGCATCTTTCTCGAATCATCCGCTTCGCCGGACCAGCTCAAAAGGCATTTCAGAAAATTTCTCACGGTCTATGACGAAGACGGCAATCCCCTTTACTTCCGCTTTTACGATCCGAGGGTTTTCAGGGTTTACCTTCCCACGTGCAATGCGAAGGAGTTGGAAACAATATTCGGTCCGGTAATCCGCTACTGCTTCGAAGGGAAAGACGGCAGCCTGATCGAATTCAGATGCGCCAATGAATTTCAGTTAATGCAGAATGTGGTGAAAGTGTAA
- a CDS encoding type VI secretion system tip protein VgrG yields MPFTQDNRLIAVDTPLGKDVLLLTDFSGTEEISSLFHFHLSFYSENHNITFKDIIGQNVTVSFMLANGEKRFFNGIISRFSQGRGGGDTGGDTRFSSYTAELVPWLWLLTRTADSRIFQNLTVPDIVANIIQDNNFFDFQSMTKGNHPKREYCVQYRETDFNFISRLMEEEGIYYFFKHEQGKHTLVIADAPEEHQPCPNQETARYQISGGGLLEADTITVLDMTQEIRAGKYTLNDFNFETPNTSLKVETSSRQSYLPWEREIYDYPGKYGKRNEGDNVAKIRIEEEEAGILKINGSSSCRAFTSGYRFELQDYYRSDMNNKEYVLTALHHDARQEYIPGAESGLSYVNNFTCIPFDVPYRHPRHSPKPFVHGSQTAIVVGPSGEEIYTDKYGRVKVQFHWDRLGKNDENSSCWIRVSQVWAGTGWGAMFIPRIGQEVIVDFLEGDPDRPIITGRVYHGTNNPPYKLPDEKTKSTIKSNSSKGGGGFNEIRFEDEKYKEQLFIHAERDQHNRVKYDSREWIGFNRHLVVKNEQIELVEAHKHLSVKGDHNEKVEGTISVRAGMDIQEKADLKYALDAGQEIHLKAGMNIVLEAGAKFTIEAGGSFITVGPSGVDISGAKINLNSGGSPVAGSGCSPQAPKLPDEADTAKPGEQPQTQSAQAQTLRSAAKSGTPFCAT; encoded by the coding sequence ATGCCTTTTACACAGGACAACAGGCTTATCGCTGTGGATACCCCGCTGGGGAAGGACGTATTACTGCTTACGGACTTCTCAGGAACTGAAGAGATTTCATCCCTTTTCCATTTCCATCTAAGCTTCTATTCTGAAAATCACAACATAACTTTCAAGGACATCATCGGGCAAAATGTTACGGTTTCATTTATGCTGGCAAACGGAGAAAAACGTTTTTTCAACGGCATTATCTCACGCTTTTCTCAGGGACGCGGAGGCGGCGATACAGGCGGGGACACCCGCTTCTCTTCTTACACAGCCGAGTTGGTCCCGTGGCTCTGGCTCCTGACAAGGACAGCGGATTCAAGGATATTCCAGAACCTGACCGTCCCCGACATAGTGGCGAATATAATACAGGACAATAATTTTTTCGATTTTCAATCAATGACAAAAGGCAATCATCCCAAGAGGGAATATTGCGTGCAATACCGCGAAACGGATTTCAACTTCATATCCAGGCTCATGGAGGAAGAAGGCATATATTATTTTTTCAAGCACGAGCAGGGGAAGCATACGCTTGTCATAGCTGACGCCCCTGAAGAGCACCAACCCTGTCCGAACCAGGAGACAGCGCGTTATCAGATAAGCGGAGGAGGCCTGCTTGAGGCGGACACGATCACGGTCCTTGATATGACCCAGGAGATCAGGGCCGGTAAATATACGCTAAATGACTTCAATTTTGAAACACCCAACACAAGCCTGAAAGTGGAGACTTCCAGCAGGCAGTCCTATCTTCCCTGGGAACGCGAGATATACGATTATCCTGGGAAGTACGGGAAAAGGAATGAGGGCGACAACGTTGCAAAAATCCGCATCGAGGAAGAAGAGGCCGGGATATTAAAAATTAACGGCTCAAGCAGTTGCAGGGCCTTTACCAGCGGCTACCGCTTTGAGCTTCAGGATTATTACCGTTCGGACATGAACAACAAGGAATATGTTTTGACCGCCCTGCATCACGACGCAAGGCAGGAGTATATCCCCGGCGCCGAATCAGGGCTTTCTTACGTAAACAATTTTACCTGCATTCCGTTTGATGTGCCGTACAGGCATCCAAGACATTCGCCGAAGCCTTTTGTCCATGGCTCGCAGACCGCCATTGTGGTCGGACCTTCCGGCGAAGAGATTTACACGGACAAATACGGCCGGGTGAAGGTGCAATTTCACTGGGACCGGCTGGGGAAAAATGATGAAAACAGCTCCTGCTGGATCCGCGTCAGCCAGGTATGGGCCGGCACAGGATGGGGAGCAATGTTCATCCCGCGCATCGGCCAGGAAGTAATTGTAGACTTCCTCGAAGGCGACCCTGACAGGCCGATTATCACAGGCCGTGTTTATCACGGCACAAACAATCCTCCATACAAGCTGCCGGACGAAAAGACAAAGAGCACGATTAAATCGAATTCATCAAAGGGCGGTGGCGGATTTAACGAGATCAGGTTCGAGGATGAAAAGTATAAAGAGCAATTATTCATACATGCCGAAAGGGACCAGCATAATCGCGTCAAATATGATTCACGCGAATGGATTGGCTTCAATCGTCATTTAGTGGTGAAGAACGAGCAAATCGAATTGGTTGAAGCCCATAAGCACCTTTCTGTAAAAGGCGATCATAACGAGAAAGTAGAGGGGACCATATCGGTCAGGGCGGGGATGGATATACAGGAGAAGGCCGATCTGAAGTACGCCCTCGATGCCGGACAGGAGATACACCTGAAGGCCGGAATGAATATCGTGCTTGAGGCAGGCGCGAAGTTTACTATCGAGGCAGGCGGCAGCTTCATAACCGTAGGCCCTTCGGGCGTGGATATATCCGGGGCAAAGATAAATCTCAACAGTGGCGGCTCCCCGGTCGCAGGGTCGGGTTGCTCCCCACAGGCTCCGAAGTTGCCGGACGAAGCAGACACTGCAAAACCGGGCGAACAGCCACAAACGCAATCAGCACAGGCCCAGACTCTTAGAAGCGCAGCCAAGTCCGGTACGCCGTTCTGCGCCACGTGA